The Pseudophryne corroboree isolate aPseCor3 chromosome 12, aPseCor3.hap2, whole genome shotgun sequence genomic sequence GGTGAAGCAGAAGGCGTCATATTTGTCCTTCAGTTTGTCTTTGGGGCCATAGCTGCGTATTCCAGGAGGTAGAGCCCCCCCACATGGTTCCCGTGGGACAATGACCGGATAATGAACACTTCCCTCAAGCAACCATCCGGCATTGCACCAATCCAGACCGTCCGTCCATGCTAGGAATAAGAGAACAGTTAGTCAACTCTTTATTACCCACATTCCTGAATCGGAGGTGGACTTTGTATTATATCTCAGTCTACCAGATGGAGACAACGCGTTTCATCCCTTACCTTGGTAGAGTTGGGATAAAGTGGCCAGTCTTCCATCTTGCTCTTTACAAACTTGATATGCCTCTATGTAATTAAAATGGTAGCGCCCTCCTCTGGACTGATATGGAAACACTACTCCTAAAACAGGTGCAAAACAAAATTATATTAATGAACACAAAGACCTAACAGTAACACTTCAGTCATAGATTTATTAGGCCTAACAAAGAGACTTTCAGTTGAACAGACATTCTCTTTTAAGCGTACGTTGTATGATAGGGAATTGCTATTGCGGTATATATTTAAAGTGTGTTGAATTAGGGTCAGATAAtcttgatatagatatatatatatatatatatatatatatatgcaatggaggaagcaggaagccacagactaaggGTAATATCATTTGGAGCTATGGGCCGTTTCAACGTGAGGCTGCACTCATCACTCAGAATTATAGATTAACATGATTGTGCGATGCTGGCACCTTGTAGCCTTCACGCCTCCAGCATTTATAAAGAGTGCCAGTAGCTGGTCTGCAAACATTGGGGCATTAAAATAGGAGGTCTCTTAAAATTGAGAGTATGGGGCAGGATGAAGAAAAACACATTAAAGTTGATTTGCCCTTGGAATATTATTAAACATTACAAATTATTGTTTTGATAATGATGGTGTCTTGGTTTGATGTTCCTCCTCCATGGTATATTTCAAcagatataggggggaattcaaatgtttgaaaagtcggttgggtgtctgttttttcctgtctattagatagattgTCTATTAGATTGTACTGTGTAGAAACAGTGCTGCAAGTCTTGGATAATAGGGGCAAAAATGGATGAGAGATCTTTGAAATGTGTAAAATTACCCTCCAGTTCCAATGATAACATCAAGCTCTGATCTTCCAGGCCATTCACTAGCTCACACTTGTATCTGCCCTCATCTTCTAGAGTGACATTAGTGATGAtcaaggaggcatcaagtcgatggCTACGTCTCAGACGGGCCCGGCCTTTCAGCTTATCGTACTTCTTGTGGTGCTGACCATTGGAGATGACTATGAGGTTCTCCAGTGGATCTTCGAGGTTGACCTTGCTCCATTTTACCTTATAGCTTTTTGGGCGCCGGCGCATGATGCAGGGCAGGGTCACATTGGCACCTCTAGAACTATGAATCACGCTGTGGATTGGGTTCAATAAATAATGTGTTCCAGGAGTATAATCTGgagaaaaataaattatataactTTACATTCTAAATCTTAAAGTGGGCCTGTTGCCTACAGTCAGAGCAAGTGCAGTAATTTTTGCACTGGACCAGCATCCAAATTAACAATTCTATAGGAAATCATGATGTCACTTATATCCATTTTACACTGAACTGAGAACCTAGGTTACTGCCAGGGTAAGCTGGCCAGACCCAGGTCCcaggtctgtgtgaaagggttattCCCGGATCCAACCTGGGTCAGTGTGAAAGGCAGACCCAGGTCATTGATGACACAGGTTATGCCTAAAATAATGCTGATTGCCAGGCTCAGGAGCGTTTGGCGATGATCTCAACTCCAAGCGTTCCGTTGTGAGCGGTGATGACCCGGGATGAACCAGTGGTGTGAAAGGCGTAAGTATAGGTGAAGCCCTGGCTCTGACCCATGTTCAGTATTCCAGGTCAGATGCGGGTCAGAACTTCAGTATAAAAGGTTTATAAGACTTAAGGCTGTAAGAATAAACAATTATAATATTACAAAGAATTTGGCTGAATAGTACAGAAATTGGCCTAAAAAtaaagcaatacaggttgagtatcccttatccaaaatgcttgggaccggaggtattttggatatgggatttttccgtattttggaataattgcataccataatgagatatcatggagatgggacccaaatctaagcacagaatgcatttatgttacatatacaccttatacacacagcctgaaggtcattttagccaatattttttataattttgtgcatcaaacaaagtgtgtctacattcacacaattcatttatgtttcatatacaccttatacacacagcctgaaggtcatttaatacaatatttttaataactttgtgtattaaacatagtttgtgtacattgagccatcaaaaaacaaagttttcactatctcactctcactcaaaaaagtccgtatttcggaatattccgtatttcagaatatttggatatgggatactcaacctgtatattgttagCACATAGTAACCTATAAAGTAAAGTAATCTAAAGGTGTATATCAGccttaaaacaaacacaatgttcaTTAACAAATTAAAGTTACCTATAAATATAAAACCCATTTAAATAATTTACTTTACTTTTTTACCTAGAACTACTTATTTACTAACCCCGTCTTTAGATTGTATAAGCATCTTTGTCCCATACACCAAATAAACCCTGTATTGTGAGACCTTGGTTCCGGTTGGCGTTGCGATAGACACTGAAGTCCTGGTAGGAGACAGTacaaaacagcagcagcagtagaacgCAGAGTCCTTTCATCCTCGGGGAGAACACTCTGTATTTGTCTGAGATACACAAGATGGAATGACGGAATCAGTGCAAAAGCCCGACGATGATCTAAGATTTTATAATGATTTTCCACAATGACATTTTAAAGCATATGGATATACAGAACTCAGTCTATAAAATATGTGTCtacaaatttagcacatttacactTATTTAATAGTTTCAAATAACTTTTTAACAAAATAATTGCTATGGAGTATCCTTTCTCTTAGGTAGGCTGAGGCATTTCAATGATGCTCAGTTTCTATTAGGGGCCTAATATGTTCTAAGAAAACATTCCCCACACCATTATACCACCACCAGCCTGAACTGTTCACACAATGCAGGATATAACCCGGATTCATGTTGTTCAAGCTAAATTCTGACAGTACCAACCGCATATCACAGCACAGATAACGATTTATCAGACCATGGGCCTTTTTTTTACAATCTTCCACTGTCCAGTTTTTCTAGCACGTGAGCCTCAATTTCCTGCTCTTAGATGACAGGACTGGTACCCAGTGTGGTTTTGTAATTATCTGCTGCACGGTTCTATGTGCTGTGCATTTAGAGATGCTCTTCTGCATACCCCTGTTGTAATGCATGTTTCAGGTTCTGAGTTTGTAACGCACACCGAGCTGTGGTTGCAGTGCAGGATTGGCTATTACTAGAATGAATATAACAAGGAGgttgaatgggatgtagttattggCCACCGGTAACGCGATACACACCCGGTTGAATCATACTTCTTCTCATTAAGTTATACTTATACCAATATGAAAATGTAGGAGAGAAAATAAATCTAGGTTAACCACAGTATGCTACCTGGCAATTCTTAATGGTATCcgttagatagacagtgtctagttagacagtcaatagatagacaccatatgttagacagatattaggtcgacagggtcagaaggttgacagggtcaaaaggacgacatgaaaaaggtagacagtacaaaaggttgacatggtcaaaaggtcgacatgaaaatggtagacatgaaaaagatagacaatttttttttaatgtaacatgtttttggactatttcatactctctctatccatgtcggcatagagttggttataaaccttgtggcgagcgcagcgagccaccgtgcccgaagcgtggcgagcgaagcaagccccgcgagggtatgcctttctacaactgggggtcccagatgacaaaactatccaccaaaaccacaaaaatgcaaaaaacatggtgtctacctttttcatgtcgaccattttcatgtcgaccttttgaccctgtcgaccttttgacccgtcaacctttttcatgtcgaccttttgaccctgtcgacctaatttctgtctaacatatggtgtctacctattgactgtcgaactagacactatctatcttttataccggaaccaTTCTTAACaacctagtacaattagtgcttaaATGAATACTGGATGGATCAGTCTATGAACACACTATTACATGTTTATCTGCAGTAGCAGTGTGATTAACTTGGACAGTCAGTAGCAGTTCAGAACACAGGTGGTACAGGAGACTGCATGCAGGAGGTCTGGCAGCAGACTGTAGCAAACGCAGATATAGCTGCAGGatgcagacagcacactggtgtgTATAGAAGTGCTCATTACAATATACAGCAAGATTGTTGCAATATACAGCAAGATCATTGCAATATACAACAAGGTCATTACACTATACAGTAAGATCATTACAATATACTGCAAGCGCAGATATAGCTGCAGGatgcagacagcacactggtgtgTATAGAAGTGCTGATTACAATATACAACAAGAACAATGCAATATACAGCAAGATCCTTACAATATACAGCAAGATTGTTGCAATATACTGCAAGATCATTACAATATACAGCATGGGTCTTGTCTGACGTTCCTCAAATATCATCAATGAGCCAAACACCACAAACTCATTTCAAAATGCTACTGATAGACAGATGCACGCTAATATTTTAGCAGCTGAGATCCCATGTGCAGCAAATTTGCAAGAATATGTTAATGCTGCCACCGCCTGGAACTGTATTGAGACCCCCATCAGCGACTTCACAGATTTATGCATCTGCATACAAATATATACGCAGCGTCGGTCACAGATCCTCCGACAATCGACTCCCAGAGTAACCCTAAGGTTGTGCAGAATGATCTTGAGAATTAGTATGCATGAACCATGTTTTGTGCGTACCGGATCACAGTTGAAAGGTCAGACACACACCGAAAATGTTTGCGCTACACCTGCATTTTTGCTCCCACTTCATGTTACCTATCGCAAACGCTCCCTGACTGTCCAATGCCTTACAAATGAATCCTCACAGCTAGCAGAATTACTATGGTGCTTTCATGTGTGCGCAGTGCGACCAAGACACACGTGCAGATTGCCGGTAATCATTAAACTTTGCAAACATCGGTATTGCTTACAGTACTGAATTTGGCCGTATATCAAGGAGTGTAAGTACATTTTTCCCGTAGCAAGTTTTGAATATATAGAGCCCTGGAAATCAGTATTTCTGGTCTGCTTGTCCATCGAAATGACTGAATGGGCTGCATAACTAAATATAAATTCTACAAAGTTGACAAAAGGTGACAAATTTGCAGATCAACAAATGTATGGATCAAAAAATTATCTTCTTgcaaagaaatgaaaaaaaaaaattgtacctctgtctagaggcagagctgATACAATACTGCTGTGTTCCTGTGTTGCTAGGAGGACAAAGGGTGCGAGTTGTTGTTGTAGCGACGTCGAAATGTCGGCAACAGTACCACATCTGGCACCCCTTGCAGCCCACTGTCACCGCATATTCTCACAATTACCTACGCAGCCCTATGGGGCTTCGAACAAAATTGTGCAGGTCCGAAGCTGCGCAGAGGATTACTCAGCTTACTCAGATGAACCGGTAGCGATGTTTGATACCAGGCTGTGACATGGTCGcagtactgacaccggaatcccaaccactgacaatgccgccagccagctaacagagactattcccacttgtgggtgtccacgacacccatagagtgggaatagcaactgtggcgagccaccgtgcccgcaaggggcttgtatcACACCCCGCCCTCCCTGCCGACATACCGCCGCCGGGATCTCGTGGACAGTATGTTGACCCCGGGATCCCAAGCGGCagtaacgcatacccaacccatatacaGGATCACAATATTTCCAGTGT encodes the following:
- the HAPLN2 gene encoding hyaluronan and proteoglycan link protein 2 isoform X2, whose protein sequence is MRRRPKSYKVKWSKVNLEDPLENLIVISNGQHHKKYDKLKGRARLRRSHRLDASLIITNVTLEDEGRYKCELVNGLEDQSLMLSLELEGVVFPYQSRGGRYHFNYIEAYQVCKEQDGRLATLSQLYQAWTDGLDWCNAGWLLEGSVHYPVIVPREPCGGALPPGIRSYGPKDKLKDKYDAFCFTSAFKGRVYFVHGPMNFREASDACQGRKAEVAKVGHLYAAWKFFGLDHCDGGWLSDGSVRYPITEPRERCGGLPDPGVRSFGFPNPEERLYGVYCYAPT
- the HAPLN2 gene encoding hyaluronan and proteoglycan link protein 2 isoform X1, with amino-acid sequence MKGLCVLLLLLFCTVSYQDFSVYRNANRNQDYTPGTHYLLNPIHSVIHSSRGANVTLPCIMRRRPKSYKVKWSKVNLEDPLENLIVISNGQHHKKYDKLKGRARLRRSHRLDASLIITNVTLEDEGRYKCELVNGLEDQSLMLSLELEGVVFPYQSRGGRYHFNYIEAYQVCKEQDGRLATLSQLYQAWTDGLDWCNAGWLLEGSVHYPVIVPREPCGGALPPGIRSYGPKDKLKDKYDAFCFTSAFKGRVYFVHGPMNFREASDACQGRKAEVAKVGHLYAAWKFFGLDHCDGGWLSDGSVRYPITEPRERCGGLPDPGVRSFGFPNPEERLYGVYCYAPT